The window AACAACCAGCGGCGGGAAGGATCCACTTAGTGAAAATGAAAGAATAACAGCATATAAAAAGGCATTGTTGACTCATGATCGGATTGTGACCGAACAGGATATTCGAAACATGTGTTTCCATGAATTTGGTAATCTTATTCAATCTGTTTCTGTAAGAAAAGCTTGGGAGGTTGTTGCTGATCGTAAACAGGGAATTCGCCGTGTTCTGGAAATCAATATCGTTCCTGCCAGAAACAATTCCTTAAATTCATATGAATGGAGGAATTTGGCAAAAGAATTCCAGGTAAAGTTGGATCAATATTCTGCGAATCTTATTCCACTGAAAGTTCTGGTGACCGGCCATTGATGATCTATAAAATTTGCATATGATTACTGAAGCTGAAATCAAATCATTTCTGTCGGATTTACCACTGGATCTTCGCGTCGAAGTCTTACTTACTGACTTGTCGAAGAAAGGCTATAACATTAATGACCTGCTCATTCAGCCTGTTGGTATTTTTAAAAGGAAATTCAGCAGAGATATTGCTCATGTGGAAACGATGGAAATGTCGAATTACAATGAGACAGTTGTACTGAAAGTAAATCGTGAAGGACTTTACGATGTGCTTCCCCAGTCTGTTTTTCATTATCCGGCCCAAAAGCCAAAACCTTTCAAGACAATATCTGAAATGGTGGAGGAGACAAAGCAACGGATTTTGGAAGAAGCTAATGCGAGGAAGTATTTTTTTGCATACGAGTCGGAGTTTTTTAAGCATCGCATCGCAACCGAAATACAGGAAAGAAAATTACTCGAAACCATTACCTACACGATGGATGATGAGAAAATTCTTTCTTATTGGGATCTGCCTGACTTTTTGGATGCACGTCAAAAGGGTATATTGTTTTACCTTTTCCCGATCATCTTTCGTATCCGTGGCTCCCTGGATCTCATGCGGGAAACTTATTCTATTATGCTGAGGCAAAAAGTTGTTTTTCAAAAGACTGAACCAAAATTGATTTCCAAACCTGCCGGATTGGGATTGAATAGACTTGGAGAAATGATACTTTCTGTGGATTCAATTGTTGGGGATAACGATTACTCTATATTTGAAGCCATTAAAATTTCTATTGGTCCGGTACAAAAGGAAAACCTGATTAATTTTTTACCAGGCGGAAATGGCAAGAGAATTTTAGATCATTTGAATTCAATGTTTATGCCCTTCAATGTTGAGCCTGAAATTGAAATTCTTACTGTTAAAAACACCTGGACGCTTGACAGCAAAGATAAAAAAGCCAGTCGTTTGGGCTATACTGCCTTTCTGACTGCATAGAATAAAATTTGTCCTGATAGAATGTCGGAATATTTCTTAAACCAAACCGCTTTTGAAGGCTTTGGCTACAGCTTCAGCTTTTGAATTTACCTGAAGTTTTTCGTAAATATTTTTAATGTGAAATTTGACAGTATCAATACTAAGATAACAGGCATCTGCAATTAATTTATAACTCATGCCTTTGACAAGCAGTTGCAGAATTTCTTTTTCCCTTTCGGAAAGATCAAATTCATTTTTTGTGGATACTTTTTGTATGGTAGAAAAGCGTTCAAGCACTTTTCGGGCTACAGAAGGACTCATTGGAGAACCTCCCAGATTTGCTTCGTGTATCGCTTCGAGAATGCGTGATGGGGCTGTATTCTTCAGCAAATAACCAGAAGCGCCGGCACAAATCGCGTCAAATATTTTATCGTCTTCTTCATTCGCAGTTTGCATCAACACCAGGGTATTCGGGAAGTGCGATTTAATAACCTTTACCGCTTCAATACCATTCATTCCGGGCATTTCAATATCCATTAATATGACATCTGGTAAACTCCGGTTCATTTTCTGGAGAATGTTGTTTGCATCCGGGAATGAACCGGTGCAAATTAAGCCTGGAGAACATTGAACAAGATCAGTGAGCAGTTCACGAAACATTCTGTTATCCTCGTAAATGGCGATTTTTAATGACATTCTTTAGCTTTCACTCTATGCAAAGCAATCTGTGAAATTGCTGATTTTACTTACCCAAGATAGGAAATTTATTCCAAGTATTGTGGCGCATTGACTCCCTTGAAAAGCATATAATTACTCAGTTTCATTGAACAATATTCCGGAACAATTAATTGGTTTGGTGAAGAGAGTTCAAATGATACTAATGTATGATTTTATTTTTTGGCATAGATGACTATTGATCCGGAGGCAAAATCATGAATGGCACGTTTGGATTTATTGGATGTTACAGTGAAGAAAGAAATTACTCCAAGGATTAACTTGACAACAAAGCGAACATAGGAATTTGCAAGAGATAAACGTTTCTCCTCATTTTTAAATCGTCTTACCCGTATTCCTGCGGCCAGATTTCCGACAGTAGTTCCAACACTCAGGCAAAATGGTTCGTAGATTACAAACAGTCCAAGGAATAAAAATCCACGAAGAGCACCATTGCTTTCTTCTTCTGATGTGCCAAACAAATTACTGATGATAAACATGCAAGTAATTAGTAAAACCTGGTCAACGATCAGCGACTGAAACCGTTTAATCAGCGGTGGATAATTGACTGGTTCGCTTTGAATTTCATCAAGTACATCTGGTTTCATTAGATAAATTGAAGTAGGGGATATGATAGAAATCGGAAACTGCCTGATGAATTAATCCATGGGGTAGCGAAGAAATCGAACGTTATCAAAGGGATCGAATTCATATTCTGCTTCTTCGTCAAGCAGAGTGAAGTTCTTGTCAAACACACCTTGCTCACATTTATAAAACTTGGCTTCATCAGGAAAGATCCATGCAAAAAATGCAAGACCATGCTTAGAATCCATATAAAATCCATATCCATTTTCCTCATGAAAATTATACTTACGGTTCCATTCACTATTTTGAGCGGATATTTTCTTGAACATTGCGGATGTAAATTTGAGCTTATTTTTTCTATACTATGAAAAGGAATTTTACACAACCGGTTTTCCGGTGATCTTAAAGTCGCCAACAGGGGAGACAGTTCGTCCTTCATAAGTAATACCCTGATCTATCAACTCTGCTTCTTTTTTTCTTCTCATAGAATAAGTCCGTATACTTTTTAACGTATCACGAACATTCTTCCAGTCACCTGCCAGAGCGAATTTCCACACTTTATTTACCTCATAACTTTCACTGAAGAAGTGATTCTGATATTGATGGAAGATTGAATACAATACCGTTTGGTACATGATATTCAGTTTATCGAAATTAACGGTAGAAGAACCATTGAATTTATCAGAGAGTTTTGGGAGTTTGGTACTGATTACTTTGTAATCAATTTCTTTAAGTTCTGAATGACTAAAGCTTGGTTTTTTAGATGGCGGTGGACCTGCGTAGCCCGCTGAAAAAGGAATTAATTTGTCTTCAAGATGACTATTAAATCTGAATTTACGTAAATCGTTAATGTTGTGTTTGGAAATATCAAATCCTGCGGCAATTGTAAATCCACTGTTTCCTACAGGTTTCCAGGTACGAGCCTGACTGGTTTTGCACAATGTTTCCAATCCGGGTATTTCGCCATTACGGCCTTTTCCCGGTTTCAGGCTTTGATTGTATTCACTTTTCAATTCCTGCGCCGGAACCTGGGTGGATCCTTTGGCAATGAAACATCCCATTGGGATATACAATTCTGAACGGAACCCCTCAAATTCGGCGGAACGTAATGTGCCGATGATGAAATCAATGTTATCGGTGGCGGCCATATGATGAAGTTGTATTGTAAAAATATGTGAAAATTTCAAAAAATAAAATACTTGATTTTTTCTGAATATTTAAAGCGGCACTGTAGAATGAAAATAACAATCTTTTTTCAATTTACGAAATTTTGGGAGAGATATAACGACAATTAATGTTGGGTATAGGCGAATAATTTTTACAAACCTTATAAAGATGGGAATAAATATATAATTATTGATTTCTTTAGTGATTAAATAAGGAAGCTGGCAGATAGCAAACATTCAGACGAGTAATTGATTCCGAACATTCACCTATCATGGACTGTTGCGTATCAGGTGAACCTGGGCGGCTCTCCAACAGTGACGCGGCAGGACTTACTATGAGTTCATTCACAAGACCGCTACTACTTCCGACAATCGAGGAATCCATGCCATTCACAATATATTGCCCTGCTCCGGTAATGACTCCAACCTGGAATTCCCTCATGATAGCATTGGAAATGTTGCGTTCTGTTTGTAACAAATTTTCAACTCTGGATAGATGTGCTGCAAGTGCTGCACGTCCTCGGGCATGCGCCGCAGTTCTTAATTCATCTAACAAAGATGTACGTGCGCCAGCATATGCTTCATGAAGTGAATCGGCCGCAATCCTTGAACTTGAAGCTGCAGTTCGTTCGGCGGCCTGCACATATTGCTCAAAGGCTGCACGTACCTCTCTACTTCTCGCGCC of the Bacteroidota bacterium genome contains:
- a CDS encoding type VI secretion system baseplate subunit TssG; translated protein: MITEAEIKSFLSDLPLDLRVEVLLTDLSKKGYNINDLLIQPVGIFKRKFSRDIAHVETMEMSNYNETVVLKVNREGLYDVLPQSVFHYPAQKPKPFKTISEMVEETKQRILEEANARKYFFAYESEFFKHRIATEIQERKLLETITYTMDDEKILSYWDLPDFLDARQKGILFYLFPIIFRIRGSLDLMRETYSIMLRQKVVFQKTEPKLISKPAGLGLNRLGEMILSVDSIVGDNDYSIFEAIKISIGPVQKENLINFLPGGNGKRILDHLNSMFMPFNVEPEIEILTVKNTWTLDSKDKKASRLGYTAFLTA
- a CDS encoding response regulator transcription factor; its protein translation is MSLKIAIYEDNRMFRELLTDLVQCSPGLICTGSFPDANNILQKMNRSLPDVILMDIEMPGMNGIEAVKVIKSHFPNTLVLMQTANEEDDKIFDAICAGASGYLLKNTAPSRILEAIHEANLGGSPMSPSVARKVLERFSTIQKVSTKNEFDLSEREKEILQLLVKGMSYKLIADACYLSIDTVKFHIKNIYEKLQVNSKAEAVAKAFKSGLV
- a CDS encoding RDD family protein, with the translated sequence MKPDVLDEIQSEPVNYPPLIKRFQSLIVDQVLLITCMFIISNLFGTSEEESNGALRGFLFLGLFVIYEPFCLSVGTTVGNLAAGIRVRRFKNEEKRLSLANSYVRFVVKLILGVISFFTVTSNKSKRAIHDFASGSIVIYAKK